One genomic window of Ottowia oryzae includes the following:
- a CDS encoding hemerythrin domain-containing protein — protein MEYLHWVPELDTGIAEIDTQHRRIVDYINKLRDLRESHDRQGLSDVIAEMVDYTMSHFAFEEALIENATCSRARTRRCTSCSPARWPRCKPALRRARTWP, from the coding sequence ATGGAGTATCTGCACTGGGTGCCCGAACTGGACACCGGCATCGCAGAGATCGACACGCAGCACCGTCGCATCGTGGATTACATCAACAAGCTGCGCGACCTGCGCGAATCCCACGACCGCCAGGGCCTGTCCGACGTGATCGCCGAAATGGTGGACTACACCATGTCGCACTTTGCCTTCGAAGAGGCGCTGATCGAGAACGCTACATGTTCTCGGGCCCGCACAAGAAGGTGCACGAGCTGTTCACCCGCAAGGTGGCCGAGATGCAAACCCGCTTTGAGGCGGGCGAGGACGTGGCCGTAG
- a CDS encoding DUF1631 family protein: MIKRSRQEAVFLSASMIERCMVAAGGYLQEAERKTKSIATRFELSDASMALNKHRAAIRTGYAAKLDDAIGTALHNARTAESDTDAARADRIARVFGDESSFSLLEDAEVARFVEASRLQQTAMPIVDQVLARLDSLMSSAMGLPVVRADLNPLRPDILCGALIDLLESFNETAQVRGHWLRALARPFAEEMRRLYESIVSLLEAQGVEEARYRLKLTEVLIAPPKAADGGGGGNGTGGGPGGAGGQGPTDDSMPDDADLVRERRGLFPSMSDLAQAKPMVPQGLIRDFLYRAQWIAENDEPLPPAYYEEATAQLAVAIRASTQAPVFDSGELARRRLRDQALAVVDRPARAVDVSTPLQPQQWGEAATAEARTRTLMELKAQATKISQALGLDAVRTLVSQVAGDERVMAPVREAFVAMEPALLRLAMKDPRFFGDDHHPARRLMEGVAQRSFKYNDEYADEFEQFMAPVREAVRELNDQEDAEPAAFAQRLQQLEARWQEEDQGEKEGKDAGLRSMHFAEERQALADKIAWDFSLRSDLDRVPAVVSDFLFKDWSLVIAHAQLTDKRGQLDPGGYLAVVTDLLWSVKRNAVLKEPRRLFEVIPGVLQTLRRGLAMLGKEPQETEAFFAALMRYHDPVLRLRRMRSAQDAEATGLARLETDSFMLPLEADSEQAPLERPTPRAADQPWLGRHELVAAGFEDEADAAHRTAPAPLTPAEGFGMTTIMALDGVDPGATLMPGMNDSEATAAGVPSLDEALRALKGGHAPAAHYDEEAELAHQRSMLERLRTGDWVDLRVRDQWRRAQLVWSSENGSLFMFVSRGGRPHSMTRRTCEKLIRARHLRPVDAAAVVDKALRNLSDAKPSQQDEPLTTD, translated from the coding sequence TTGATCAAGCGAAGCCGCCAGGAGGCCGTGTTCCTGTCCGCCTCCATGATCGAGCGCTGCATGGTCGCGGCGGGTGGCTACCTGCAGGAAGCAGAGCGCAAAACCAAGTCGATTGCCACGCGATTCGAGTTGAGCGATGCCTCCATGGCGTTGAACAAGCACCGCGCGGCGATCCGCACGGGCTACGCCGCCAAGCTGGATGACGCCATCGGCACAGCGTTGCACAACGCCCGCACGGCCGAGTCGGATACCGACGCTGCGCGCGCCGACCGGATCGCCCGGGTGTTTGGCGACGAGTCTTCCTTTTCGCTGCTGGAAGACGCCGAGGTTGCCCGGTTCGTGGAGGCGTCGCGCCTTCAGCAGACGGCCATGCCGATCGTCGACCAAGTGCTCGCCCGCCTGGATTCGCTGATGAGTTCGGCCATGGGGCTGCCCGTGGTCAGGGCAGATTTGAACCCGCTGCGCCCGGACATTCTTTGCGGTGCACTGATCGACCTGCTCGAATCCTTCAACGAAACGGCGCAAGTGCGCGGCCATTGGCTGCGCGCATTGGCCCGGCCATTCGCCGAGGAAATGCGCCGGCTGTATGAATCCATCGTCTCGCTGCTCGAAGCGCAGGGCGTGGAGGAAGCCCGCTACCGGCTCAAGCTCACCGAAGTCCTCATCGCGCCACCCAAGGCCGCTGACGGCGGTGGCGGTGGCAACGGCACGGGCGGCGGCCCCGGTGGTGCTGGCGGCCAAGGTCCGACCGACGACAGCATGCCCGACGACGCCGACCTGGTGCGTGAGCGCCGGGGGCTGTTTCCCAGCATGTCGGACCTGGCCCAGGCCAAGCCGATGGTGCCGCAGGGGCTGATCCGCGATTTTCTGTACCGCGCGCAATGGATTGCCGAAAACGACGAGCCGCTGCCGCCTGCCTATTACGAAGAAGCCACGGCCCAGCTGGCGGTAGCGATTCGCGCCAGCACTCAGGCCCCCGTCTTTGACAGCGGCGAACTGGCGCGCCGCCGCCTGCGCGACCAGGCGCTGGCCGTCGTGGATCGCCCAGCGCGGGCGGTGGATGTCAGCACCCCTCTGCAGCCGCAGCAATGGGGCGAAGCCGCGACAGCGGAAGCGCGCACGCGCACATTGATGGAGCTGAAGGCCCAGGCGACCAAGATCAGTCAGGCCCTGGGCCTGGACGCGGTGCGCACCCTGGTCAGCCAGGTGGCGGGCGATGAGCGCGTGATGGCGCCCGTGCGAGAAGCCTTCGTCGCCATGGAGCCGGCCCTGCTGCGCCTGGCCATGAAGGACCCGCGCTTTTTCGGGGACGACCACCATCCCGCGCGCCGCCTGATGGAAGGCGTGGCGCAGCGCAGCTTCAAGTACAACGACGAATACGCCGACGAGTTCGAGCAGTTCATGGCGCCGGTGCGCGAGGCGGTGCGCGAGCTCAACGACCAGGAAGACGCCGAGCCGGCCGCCTTCGCCCAGCGCCTGCAGCAGCTCGAGGCGCGCTGGCAGGAAGAAGATCAGGGCGAAAAAGAGGGCAAGGACGCTGGTCTGCGCTCCATGCACTTTGCGGAAGAGCGGCAGGCCCTGGCCGACAAGATCGCCTGGGATTTCAGCCTGCGCTCGGACCTGGATCGCGTGCCTGCGGTGGTGTCCGACTTCCTCTTCAAGGATTGGTCACTCGTCATCGCCCACGCGCAGCTGACCGACAAGCGCGGCCAGCTGGATCCGGGCGGGTACCTGGCCGTGGTCACCGATCTGCTGTGGAGCGTCAAGCGCAATGCGGTGCTCAAGGAGCCACGGCGCCTGTTCGAGGTGATTCCGGGTGTGCTGCAGACGCTGCGCCGCGGCCTGGCCATGCTGGGCAAGGAGCCGCAGGAAACCGAGGCCTTCTTTGCCGCCCTGATGCGCTACCACGACCCGGTGTTGCGCCTGCGCCGAATGCGCAGCGCGCAAGACGCCGAGGCCACCGGCTTGGCACGCCTCGAAACCGATTCGTTCATGCTGCCGCTGGAGGCCGATAGCGAACAGGCGCCGCTGGAGCGGCCCACGCCTCGCGCGGCCGACCAGCCTTGGCTGGGCCGCCACGAACTGGTGGCCGCGGGCTTCGAGGACGAGGCAGACGCCGCGCACCGCACGGCCCCCGCGCCGCTGACGCCGGCCGAGGGCTTCGGCATGACGACCATCATGGCGCTGGACGGGGTGGACCCTGGCGCCACGCTGATGCCGGGAATGAACGACAGCGAGGCCACGGCGGCCGGCGTGCCTTCGCTCGACGAGGCCCTGCGTGCGCTGAAAGGCGGGCACGCACCAGCCGCGCACTACGACGAAGAAGCCGAGCTGGCCCACCAGCGCTCGATGCTGGAGCGGCTGCGCACGGGCGACTGGGTGGATCTGCGCGTGCGCGACCAATGGCGCCGCGCCCAGCTGGTCTGGAGCAGCGAGAACGGCTCGCTCTTCATGTTCGTCAGCCGGGGCGGCCGCCCGCACAGCATGACGCGGCGCACCTGCGAAAAGCTCATTCGCGCACGCCATCTGCGCCCGGTCGACGCCGCGGCCGTGGTCGACAAAGCGCTGCGCAACCTGTCCGACGCCAAGCCGTCGCAGCAGGACGAGCCCCTCACCACCGATTGA
- a CDS encoding formylglycine-generating enzyme family protein: MHTAHRRPTARSSRHAAWAAGVALACAAVLGGCTTAPPPTKPAAHAAPASAADSLGIAFVRVPAGEFLMGSDESPATLAKAFPHADAKRLVDFKDEAPVHRVRLTHDIWMGATEVTVGQFREFLRLSGYVPESVRDGTGAYGFNPDYSPPNNQRADLFDGRDPRYSWDNPGFPQTDRHPVVNVTWNDAVAMARWLSEREGVVYRLPTEAEWEYAARAGSRTRFPAGDDPSVLLTTANTFDSETALRWPRWREQAGAGSDGFAFTAPVGSFKPNAFGLYDMIGNAWEWCSDWYDENYYAQSPAEDPKGPAEGTVRVRRGGSWHSWPLYARSAFRNWNTPSTRYVLVGFRLVREAAVAPRP, translated from the coding sequence ATGCACACCGCCCACCGCCGCCCCACCGCCCGATCTTCGCGCCACGCTGCCTGGGCAGCCGGGGTCGCGCTGGCATGCGCCGCCGTGCTGGGCGGCTGCACCACTGCGCCGCCACCCACCAAGCCAGCGGCCCATGCCGCCCCCGCCAGCGCGGCGGACAGCCTGGGCATCGCCTTCGTGCGCGTGCCCGCGGGCGAATTTCTGATGGGCAGCGACGAATCGCCCGCCACCCTGGCCAAAGCCTTCCCGCACGCCGACGCCAAGCGCCTGGTCGACTTCAAGGACGAAGCGCCCGTGCACCGCGTGCGGTTGACGCACGACATCTGGATGGGCGCCACCGAGGTGACCGTGGGCCAGTTTCGCGAATTTCTGCGCCTGTCGGGCTACGTACCCGAATCGGTGCGCGACGGCACCGGCGCCTACGGCTTCAACCCCGACTACAGCCCGCCCAACAACCAGCGCGCCGACCTGTTCGACGGGCGCGACCCGCGCTATTCGTGGGACAACCCCGGCTTTCCGCAAACCGACCGTCACCCGGTGGTCAACGTCACCTGGAACGACGCCGTGGCCATGGCGCGCTGGCTGAGCGAGCGCGAAGGTGTGGTCTACCGCCTGCCGACCGAGGCCGAGTGGGAATACGCCGCCCGCGCGGGCAGCCGCACGCGCTTTCCCGCCGGCGACGACCCATCGGTGCTTTTGACCACCGCCAATACGTTCGACAGCGAAACCGCCCTGCGCTGGCCGCGCTGGCGCGAGCAGGCGGGCGCGGGCAGCGACGGCTTTGCCTTCACGGCGCCGGTCGGCAGCTTCAAGCCCAACGCCTTCGGCCTGTACGACATGATCGGCAATGCCTGGGAATGGTGCTCGGACTGGTACGACGAGAACTACTACGCGCAGTCGCCCGCCGAAGACCCGAAGGGCCCGGCCGAAGGCACCGTGCGGGTGCGGCGCGGCGGGTCTTGGCACAGCTGGCCGCTGTACGCGCGCAGCGCCTTCCGCAACTGGAACACGCCCTCCACCCGCTATGTGCTGGTGGGCTTTCGCCTGGTGCGTGAAGCGGCGGTGGCGCCGCGCCCCTGA
- a CDS encoding carboxymuconolactone decarboxylase family protein, whose product MATTPATTDETQSSRVQAVFDDIRRTRGSDFINAFWRHLAFDPALLESTWAEAKRTMVAPSALDPLTKELIYIAVSVANGCSYCVHSHTAAARAKGMTEAQHADLLAVIGLAGKTNHLATALQVPVDPVFDISPDTLRP is encoded by the coding sequence ATGGCCACCACACCCGCCACCACCGACGAAACCCAGAGCAGCCGCGTGCAGGCGGTGTTCGACGACATCCGCCGCACCCGCGGTTCAGACTTCATCAACGCCTTCTGGCGCCATCTGGCTTTCGACCCTGCGCTGCTCGAATCCACCTGGGCCGAGGCCAAGCGCACCATGGTCGCGCCGTCTGCGCTGGACCCGCTCACCAAGGAGCTGATCTATATCGCTGTTTCGGTAGCCAACGGCTGCAGCTACTGCGTGCATTCGCACACCGCCGCCGCACGCGCCAAGGGCATGACCGAGGCGCAGCACGCCGATCTGCTGGCCGTGATCGGACTGGCGGGCAAAACCAACCACCTGGCCACCGCGCTGCAGGTGCCGGTAGATCCGGTCTTCGATATATCGCCGGATACCCTTCGTCCTTGA
- a CDS encoding alpha/beta hydrolase produces the protein MNELPETIEIETGPDARASVIVLHGLGASGHDFEPFAQEIDLRSVGPVRWVFPHAPAMPITINGGYSMPAWYDIRVDRSNEDEAGLRRSQALVDRLLAREQARGVPAARTVLAGFSQGCAMALLTGLRYPQRLAGIAGMSGYLPLAKTLADERSAANADVPIWLGHGTQDEVVVLPRAEATRDALQSLGYAVQWHSYPMGHSVCMEEVADLQRWLLQVLAG, from the coding sequence ATGAACGAGTTGCCTGAAACCATCGAGATTGAAACCGGGCCCGATGCGCGCGCCAGCGTCATCGTGCTGCATGGCCTGGGCGCCAGCGGGCACGACTTCGAGCCGTTTGCGCAGGAGATCGACCTGCGCTCCGTCGGCCCCGTGCGCTGGGTGTTTCCCCACGCTCCGGCCATGCCGATCACGATCAACGGGGGCTACAGCATGCCCGCGTGGTACGACATCCGGGTAGACCGCAGCAACGAGGATGAAGCGGGCCTGCGCCGGTCGCAGGCGCTGGTCGACCGTTTGCTGGCGCGCGAGCAGGCGCGCGGCGTGCCTGCTGCCCGCACGGTGCTTGCGGGTTTCTCGCAAGGCTGTGCGATGGCCTTGTTGACGGGGCTGCGTTACCCCCAGCGGCTGGCGGGCATCGCCGGCATGTCAGGTTATTTGCCGCTGGCCAAAACCTTGGCCGACGAGCGCAGCGCGGCCAATGCCGATGTGCCGATCTGGTTGGGGCACGGCACGCAGGATGAAGTGGTGGTGCTGCCACGGGCCGAGGCAACGCGCGATGCGCTGCAATCTCTGGGCTACGCGGTGCAATGGCACAGCTACCCCATGGGCCACTCGGTCTGCATGGAAGAGGTGGCCGATCTGCAGCGCTGGCTGCTGCAAGTGCTGGCGGGCTGA
- a CDS encoding M23 family metallopeptidase, with protein sequence MPHLSDPNTQAMRRLLTLGPALAAALSAALPRQAWAQSGVAWPRDSAVPGGVAHVPLGPAGQRPQAFADAAPLLVLGDPSGWTALVGIPLSAEPGTARIRVRSEGSEGGEREMAYTVRAKRYTEQHLKVSPRTVDLSPEDLARHERERAHQQAVIATFSAPPSVPLQMRQPTPGRRSSSFGLRRFFNGQPRSPHSGMDIAAATGTPVIAPMPSTVLDTGNYFFNGNTVWLDHGGGLLSMMCHLSRIDVKVGDRLAPGERVGAVGATGRVTGPHLHWTVSLNRASVDPALFLDA encoded by the coding sequence ATGCCCCATCTTTCTGACCCCAACACGCAAGCCATGCGCCGGCTGCTGACCCTGGGCCCTGCCCTGGCCGCCGCGCTTTCTGCCGCCCTGCCGCGCCAGGCGTGGGCGCAATCGGGCGTGGCGTGGCCGCGCGATTCGGCCGTGCCGGGCGGTGTGGCGCACGTGCCGCTGGGCCCCGCTGGCCAGCGCCCGCAGGCCTTCGCCGACGCGGCGCCGCTGCTGGTGCTGGGCGACCCATCGGGCTGGACGGCGCTGGTGGGCATTCCGCTGTCGGCCGAGCCCGGCACGGCGCGCATCCGCGTGCGCAGCGAAGGCAGTGAGGGCGGCGAGCGCGAAATGGCCTACACCGTGCGCGCCAAGCGCTATACCGAGCAACACCTGAAAGTGTCGCCGCGCACGGTGGATCTGTCGCCCGAAGACCTGGCGCGCCATGAGCGCGAACGCGCCCACCAACAGGCTGTCATCGCCACCTTCAGCGCGCCCCCGTCGGTGCCGCTGCAAATGCGCCAGCCGACGCCGGGGCGCCGGTCCAGCTCGTTCGGGCTGCGGCGCTTCTTCAACGGCCAGCCGCGCAGCCCCCACAGCGGCATGGACATCGCCGCCGCCACAGGCACGCCGGTGATCGCGCCCATGCCCTCCACGGTGCTGGACACCGGCAACTACTTTTTCAACGGCAACACGGTCTGGCTGGACCACGGCGGCGGCCTGCTGTCGATGATGTGCCACCTGAGCCGCATCGACGTGAAGGTGGGCGACCGCCTGGCGCCGGGCGAGCGCGTAGGCGCCGTGGGCGCCACCGGCCGCGTGACCGGCCCGCACCTGCACTGGACGGTGAGCCTGAACCGCGCCTCGGTAGACCCAGCCTTGTTCCTCGACGCATAA
- a CDS encoding GntR family transcriptional regulator, translating into MDTAAPLAPRPLYEEVAERLRQRIYSRELAPGDWVDELKIAEQLGISRTPLREALKVLAAEGLVTMKLRRGAYVTEVSERDLADVYHLLALLESDAVAVVAERASPDQVAALQALHTELEAAARPGQVNRERFFAINERFHMQVLAIADNRWRDQVVADLRKVMKLHRHNSLLKQGRIDESLAEHRAVMAAIAARDPQAARAQMQAHFDNGLEAAA; encoded by the coding sequence ATGGATACCGCCGCCCCGCTTGCGCCCCGCCCCCTCTATGAAGAGGTGGCCGAGCGCCTGCGCCAGCGCATCTACAGCCGCGAGCTGGCGCCCGGCGATTGGGTGGACGAACTCAAGATCGCCGAGCAGCTGGGCATCAGCCGCACGCCGCTGCGCGAGGCGCTCAAGGTGCTGGCCGCCGAAGGCCTGGTCACGATGAAGCTGCGCCGCGGCGCCTACGTGACCGAGGTTTCAGAGCGCGACCTGGCCGACGTCTACCACCTGCTGGCCTTGCTGGAAAGCGATGCCGTGGCGGTGGTGGCAGAGCGTGCGTCGCCCGATCAAGTCGCCGCGCTGCAGGCGCTGCACACCGAGCTGGAGGCGGCCGCCCGCCCTGGCCAGGTGAACCGCGAGCGGTTCTTTGCCATCAACGAACGGTTTCACATGCAGGTGCTGGCGATCGCCGACAACCGTTGGCGCGACCAGGTGGTGGCGGATTTGCGCAAGGTGATGAAGCTGCACCGCCACAACTCGCTGCTCAAGCAGGGGCGCATCGACGAATCTCTGGCGGAACACCGCGCCGTGATGGCCGCCATCGCCGCGCGCGACCCGCAGGCCGCCAGGGCGCAGATGCAGGCGCATTTCGACAACGGGCTGGAAGCGGCGGCCTGA
- a CDS encoding succinylglutamate desuccinylase/aspartoacylase domain-containing protein: MTQPTPAPLLEVLPRDLSAYRKGNTGIDYVHRFDSGRPGPHVLINALTHGNEICGMVAATHLLDSGVRPLIGTLTISFAHVEAYEAFRADDPFANRQLVHNLNRIWSDEWLDGPQDSPELRRARALRPVVAVADHILDIHSTSQDVVPFWVYPDFARNGQAALAMGAQGRVTTHLVMPSGLGSGTPLIQHGRHGVADSHAGVALVVECGQHFLRASAEVATATAQDFLAHFGLIDRAEPAQPAAAQRRFALLQTCMVHTPAFQFVRPLRGFETFDEGELIATDGDAGEIRAPCDRCTVLMPARVPIVGREAVYLTRPISD, from the coding sequence ATGACCCAGCCCACGCCCGCCCCGCTTTTGGAAGTGCTGCCCCGCGACCTGTCGGCCTACCGCAAGGGCAACACCGGTATCGACTACGTGCACCGCTTCGATTCGGGCCGCCCCGGGCCGCACGTGCTCATCAATGCGCTGACGCACGGCAACGAAATCTGCGGCATGGTGGCCGCCACGCACTTGCTCGACAGCGGCGTGCGGCCGCTCATCGGCACGCTGACCATCAGCTTTGCCCATGTCGAGGCGTACGAGGCGTTTCGCGCGGACGACCCTTTCGCCAACCGCCAGCTGGTGCACAACCTGAACCGCATCTGGTCGGACGAATGGCTAGACGGCCCGCAAGACAGCCCCGAGCTGCGCCGCGCCCGTGCGCTGCGGCCGGTGGTGGCGGTGGCCGACCACATCCTCGACATCCATTCCACCAGCCAGGACGTGGTACCCTTCTGGGTGTACCCCGACTTTGCCCGCAACGGCCAGGCCGCGCTGGCGATGGGCGCGCAGGGGCGCGTCACCACGCACCTGGTCATGCCCAGCGGGCTGGGCAGCGGCACGCCGCTGATCCAGCATGGGCGCCACGGCGTGGCCGACAGCCATGCCGGGGTGGCGCTGGTGGTGGAATGCGGCCAGCACTTCCTGCGCGCTTCGGCTGAGGTGGCCACCGCCACGGCGCAGGACTTTTTGGCGCACTTTGGCCTGATCGACCGCGCCGAGCCCGCCCAGCCAGCCGCAGCGCAAAGGCGGTTTGCCCTGCTGCAGACCTGCATGGTGCACACGCCGGCCTTCCAGTTCGTGCGCCCGCTGCGCGGTTTCGAGACCTTTGACGAAGGCGAGCTGATCGCCACCGATGGTGACGCGGGCGAGATCCGCGCGCCCTGCGACCGCTGCACCGTGCTGATGCCTGCGCGCGTGCCCATTGTCGGGCGCGAGGCGGTGTACCTGACGCGGCCGATCAGCGATTGA
- the scpA gene encoding methylmalonyl-CoA mutase: MSQEHPSFRPATLADWDKAAQKSAPGGDVNALNWVTPDGITVKPLYTAADTQDLPYANTLPGFEPYIRGPQATMYAVRPWTIRQYAGFSTAEESNAFYRKALAAGGQGVSVAFDLATHRGYDSDHPRVTGDVGKAGVAIDSVEDMKILFDGIPLDKVSVSMTMNGAVLPILAGYIVAAEEQGVPQAQLAGTIQNDILKEFMVRNTYIYPPEPSMRIIGDIIEYTAQHMPKFNSISISGYHMQEAGANQALEMAFTLADGKEYVKTALAKGMDVDAFAGRLSFFWAIGMNFYLEIAKMRAARLLWCRIMKEFEPKNPKSLMLRTHSQTSGWSLTEQDPYNNVVRTTIEAMAAVFGGTQSLHTNALDEAIALPTEFSARIARNTQLIIQEETHITNVVDPWAGSYMMEKLTQDMADAAWTIIEEVEAMGGMTQAVDSGWAKLKIEAAAAEKQARIDSGKDVIVGVNKYKLKNEDPVEILEVDNVKVRDAQIARLNDIKQKRDSAQVQQALTAITKIAEGAPGNLLAAAVDAIRARATVGEVSDAMEKAFGRHRADTQKVTGVYAAAYDSAEGWDKLKGEIAQFAEDEGRRPRVMIAKLGQDGHDRGAKVVATAFADLGFDVDIGSLFQTPEECARQAIENDVHAVGVSTLAAGHKTLVPAIIQALREQGGDDIIVFVGGVIPRQDYDFLYEAGVKGIYGPGTPIPASAKDVLEQIKKAQGIEASA; encoded by the coding sequence ATGAGCCAAGAGCACCCTTCTTTCCGGCCCGCCACCCTGGCCGATTGGGACAAAGCCGCGCAGAAGTCGGCGCCCGGCGGCGATGTGAACGCGCTCAACTGGGTGACGCCCGACGGCATCACGGTCAAGCCGCTGTACACCGCGGCCGACACGCAAGACCTGCCTTACGCCAACACGCTGCCAGGCTTTGAGCCCTACATCCGCGGCCCGCAGGCCACCATGTACGCCGTGCGTCCGTGGACGATTCGCCAATACGCGGGCTTTTCCACCGCCGAGGAATCCAACGCCTTCTACCGCAAGGCGCTGGCGGCAGGCGGGCAGGGCGTCAGCGTGGCGTTCGACCTGGCCACGCACCGCGGCTACGACAGCGACCACCCGCGCGTGACGGGCGACGTGGGCAAGGCCGGCGTGGCCATCGACAGCGTGGAGGACATGAAGATCCTGTTCGACGGCATTCCGCTGGACAAGGTCAGCGTGTCGATGACCATGAACGGCGCCGTGCTGCCCATTCTGGCGGGCTACATCGTGGCGGCCGAAGAGCAGGGCGTGCCGCAGGCGCAGCTGGCCGGGACCATCCAGAACGACATCCTCAAGGAGTTCATGGTCCGCAACACCTACATCTACCCGCCCGAGCCGTCGATGCGCATCATCGGCGACATCATCGAGTACACGGCGCAGCACATGCCCAAGTTCAACTCGATCAGCATCAGCGGCTATCACATGCAGGAAGCGGGTGCCAACCAGGCGCTGGAGATGGCCTTCACCCTGGCCGACGGCAAGGAATACGTGAAGACCGCGCTGGCCAAGGGCATGGACGTGGACGCCTTCGCCGGCCGCCTGTCGTTCTTCTGGGCGATCGGCATGAACTTCTATCTGGAAATCGCCAAGATGCGCGCCGCGCGCCTGCTGTGGTGCCGCATCATGAAAGAGTTCGAGCCCAAGAACCCCAAGAGCCTGATGCTGCGCACGCACAGCCAGACCAGCGGCTGGAGCCTGACCGAGCAAGACCCGTACAACAACGTGGTGCGCACCACCATCGAGGCCATGGCGGCCGTCTTTGGCGGCACGCAAAGCCTGCACACCAACGCGCTGGACGAAGCCATCGCACTGCCCACCGAATTCAGCGCCCGCATTGCGCGCAACACGCAGCTGATCATTCAGGAAGAGACGCACATCACCAACGTGGTGGACCCGTGGGCCGGCAGCTACATGATGGAAAAGCTGACGCAGGACATGGCCGACGCCGCCTGGACGATCATCGAAGAAGTCGAAGCCATGGGCGGCATGACCCAGGCCGTGGACAGCGGCTGGGCCAAGCTCAAGATCGAAGCCGCGGCGGCCGAGAAGCAGGCGCGCATCGATTCGGGCAAGGACGTGATCGTCGGCGTCAACAAGTACAAGTTGAAGAACGAAGACCCGGTGGAGATCCTGGAGGTAGACAACGTGAAGGTGCGCGACGCCCAGATCGCGCGCCTGAACGATATCAAGCAAAAACGCGACTCAGCGCAGGTGCAGCAAGCGTTGACAGCTATCACAAAAATAGCAGAAGGGGCGCCGGGCAACCTGTTGGCCGCCGCTGTCGACGCCATCCGCGCCCGCGCCACGGTGGGCGAAGTGAGCGATGCCATGGAAAAAGCCTTTGGGCGCCACCGCGCCGATACGCAGAAGGTGACTGGCGTTTACGCCGCCGCCTACGACAGCGCCGAAGGCTGGGACAAGCTGAAGGGCGAAATCGCCCAGTTTGCCGAGGACGAGGGGCGCCGCCCGCGCGTGATGATCGCCAAGCTGGGCCAGGACGGGCACGACCGCGGCGCCAAGGTGGTGGCCACCGCGTTTGCCGACCTGGGCTTCGACGTGGACATCGGCAGCCTGTTCCAGACGCCCGAGGAATGCGCGCGCCAGGCGATCGAGAACGACGTGCACGCCGTGGGCGTCAGCACCCTGGCCGCCGGCCACAAGACGCTGGTGCCGGCCATCATCCAGGCGCTGCGCGAGCAGGGCGGCGACGACATCATCGTCTTCGTCGGCGGCGTCATTCCGCGCCAGGACTACGACTTTTTGTACGAGGCGGGCGTGAAGGGTATCTATGGCCCGGGCACGCCGATTCCGGCCAGCGCGAAGGATGTGCTGGAGCAGATCAAGAAGGCCCAGGGCATCGAGGCATCGGCCTGA